From the Longimicrobiales bacterium genome, the window CGCGAGCGGCGATCCGCTGTTCTCGACGGATGACGAGGGTACGGTGCAGGGCATGGAGCTGTCACTGCGCGCGCGCTGGCCCACGCTGTCGGTACGCGCGAGCTGGGCGTTGCAGAAAGCGACGGGCGTTGCTTCGGGCACCGACTCTGATTCAGTCAACGTCGATCACGGGTTCGTCGAGTATCCGCTCGCGTTCGACCGTCGTCATTCGATCGACGCCGCCGTGTTCTACGGACGTGCCGCCGGCGCGGAGTCCCGCTGGTCGGCAGCGCTGACGGCGAGCATACAGAGCGGATATCCCATCGACCGCATTGCGGCTGGTGGCGGCGGCGATGACGACCTGCGTGCGACGTACCTGCCGTGGACATCCACCATCGACCTCCGCCTCAGCCGTGAGCTCGGCAGCCTGCCGGGCTGCGACGGCTGTGCCTGGCGCCTCACGGCCGACGGTCGCAATCTGCTCGATCGCGAGAATATCATTGCCGTCCGTCGCGACACGGGCGGGCTCGGTCCGACACTTCCCGCCCTGCGCGCGCTGGCTGACGCCATGCCGACGCCGACCGACATACCCGCTGAATCACCACTATACAGCAGGAGCATCGATCTGGACGGCAGCGGCATCATCACGCAGAACGAGTTTCGCCTGGCGCGCACTGCGGCTGCGCTCGCACGCTTTGATCCGTCGCTGTACTTCGGCGAGCCGCGGCAGCTGAGGTTCGGTATCGAGGTAGCGTTCTGATGCGGCGGCTCATTTCTGCTTCGCTGCTGCTCGCGTTCGCGATGGCAGGCTGTCGCGACGGCGTGCAGCCCTTCAATCCGGATGGCCGTGTCATTACAGGTGACGCATATGCGCTCACGTTCGGCTATGGACAGGACGCGGATCCGCGATGGTCGCCCTCGGGCGACACGGTGCTCTATCACACCACGCAGTTCGGCGGCGTGCCGCAGGTGAGCGGAGTGGTGCTGGCCGTGCCCGCCAGTGGCGGCGCCGCCGTGCCGATCCTGCCCGACCTCCAGCAACCCGGGGGTCGGCCACTCGTCACCCCGGCATACTCACCGGACGGCGATCGCATCGCATACATGGATCTGATGAACGTGGATGTGCCGCGCACATGCAGCCGCACGGACAGACTGCCCGACGGAGAGGAGGCCCTGCCTCGCTGCGTATCGATTCAGCCACTCCTCGATTCCGCCAGGCTACGGGTGCGACGTATCGGTGATCGGCACAGTGTCGCGCTCGACCCCGCGATCTCCGTTCGCTTCCCGGGCCCCGACCCCGTTCAGATCGCGGCTGGTGACGGCCCGTGGTATGAACAGTTCTTCCCGTTCCAGGCACGACATCGAACGGAGCACGCTCTGCTGTTCCGGCCGAGCTGGGCGCCGGATGGCGAGCGCATCGCGTTCAGTGACGGCCTCTCCATCCGGATCTGGAATGTTGACGGCCACACACTGGAGCCGGTGCCCGGGACGCAGGATGGCGTGAGCGTCGCCTGGAGCCCCGACGGTGCATGGCTGGCGTTCACCGTGCTGCCGCGTGGGGATTCCGTCACTTACCAGTGCGCCTGCCCGGCAGGGCCGGGTAACACCGAATTCGCATATCGAACGGCGTACGCCGCTGGCCCCGGCATTCTGGTGATCATTCGACCCGACGGCTCGGAGCGCCTCGAGCTGGGCGAGGGCGAGGATCCGGCGTGGTCGCCGGACGGATCTTCCATTTACGTGCGGCGCGGCGACGCCATCGTGCGCGTTCCGCGTTCGGGCGGGGCGGCGACACCGGTGGCAGGAACGGACCGGGGTCGTTCCCCGGCGGTATCTCCCGACGGAGGACGCCTGGCGTTCAGCCGTCGCAAGCCGTCCGATCTCACACTGGATTACGACATATGGGTAGTCTCCACCGGGCAATAGCCTCCGCGGCGCTGGCGCTGGCACTGACCGGCTGCGGTGAGCCGTTTGTCGTGCTGGGCGATGCGCCAGGCCTCATGCGCGTCGTCCTGGGCGTCGGCGACTCGCTCGGCACACGTGTCGATTCCATCGCCGTGCGCACGCGCCTCACGCAGCCTGTCGGCGTCGCGTTCGACGCCGAGCCAGGACGGCTGTATGCGGGCGATCGTGGTGCGCTGCGGCAGGTGAGCGGCATCACGACGCCCGTCGCGCGCATCTTCAGCGTGACATCCCGCGGAACGGCCACGCTGCTGCTGGACGCCGGCGGCTGCCAGAGTGGTGTCTGCCTTTTCGAGCCGACGGCGATTGCCATCGCACCGGACCGTTCGCTCGTCATCGCCGATCAGGTGGGGAACCGCGTTTTCCGGTACGTGCCGTTCGGCGCGCTCACCGTCATTGCAGGCGACGGTACGCTCGCCACCGCGCCCGATGGTGCGCCAGCCGTGTCATCGCCGATCAGCCGTCCGGCCGGGGTCGCGGTTGGGGCGGACGGCACGGTCTACATCGCGGAAGCGGGCGGCCATCGCGTGCGCCGTATCGCCGCTGACGGCCTCCTCGGCACCGTGGCGGGCACGGGCGAAGCCGGCCATTCCGGCGATGGCGGTGCGGCCACGCTCGCGCAGCTGAACGAGCCGGCCGGCGTGGTCGTCCGGGATGACATGCTGTACATCGCCGACAGGGTGTCTCACGTGGTAAGGCGCATCGATGGCGATGGTGTGATCTCCACGATCGCGGGCGCGCCGGGTGCAGCGGGGTTCGGCGGCGACGGCGGTCCTGCCGCGAATGCCGTACTCAACCGCCCCGTGGCGCTCGCGCTGACGCCGGACGGCCGACAGCTCTTCATCAGCGACCAGGGCAACGACCGGGTGCGCGCCATCGATCTGGGCACTGGCGTCATCCGCACGTTCGCCGGTACCGGTATGCGCACCTGGAGCGGCAGTCGCCGCCTGGCGGGCGAGACGTCGCTGTTCCGTCCCGCCGGGATCGATGCGGCGGCCAACGGCTTTCTCTTCATCGTCGACAGCGGCCACTCCGTGGTGTGGCGCACCTCCATCGGCATCGACTGAGCCCCCGGCACCGCCTCCGGCTGGACCCACTGCCGCACACAACGTACATTCCGCCGCGAACACGCTGTCAAAAGGAGTGAGCGGTGAAAATCGTTGTGTGTATAAAGCGGGTCCCGGACACCGAGGCGCGCATCCGTATTGCGGGCGGCGGCAAGGCCATCGACCCCGCGGGCATCAAGTTCGTCATCAGCCCGTATGACGAGTTCGCCCTGGAGACGGCGCTGCGCCTGAAGGAAGCACACGGCTCGGGCGAGGTGCTGGCCGTGAGCGTGGGTGAATCCACGACGGGCGAGCAGCTGCGCAGCGCCCTGGCCATGGGCGCGGACGGCGCTGTGCTGCTCAAGGGTCAGACGACGTTCGATGGGCTGGCAACCGCGCACGCCCTCGCCGCCGAGATTCGTGAGCAGGAGCCCGACCTCGTGCTGCTCGGCATGAAGGCGGTCGATGACGATCAGCAGCAGGTCGGGCCGATGCTCGCCGAGCTGCTCGATCGGCCGTGCATCACCGTCGCGTCGAGCGTGGAGCTCGACGGCAGTGCCGTGGTCTGCCATCGCGAGATCGAGGGCGGCATCGAGATCGTCGAAGCGGCGCTGCCTGCCGTGGTGACGGTCACGAAAGGCGACTTCCAGCCGCGCTACCCGTCGCTGAAGGGTATCATGGCGGCCAAGAAGAAGCCGCTCGCCGAGAAGGATGCTCATCTCGGGTCCGGCCGTATCGAGGTGCGCGAGCTGACGCTGCCGGCCGAGCGGCCCGCGGGCCGCATTGTGGGTGAGGGAACCGACGCAGTGCCGGAACTGGTCCGGCTGCTGCGCGAGGAAGCCAAGGTGCTCTGATGAATGTTCTGGCAGTCTTAGAACAGCGCGACGGCGCGCTCCGCAGGAGCGCGGCTGAGGTCGTCACCGCTGCAAAGTCCATTGCCGATGCGCAGGGCGGCAAGGTGCACGCCCTGCTGATCGCCCCCGCCGGGACCGACGCGTCCTCGCTCGCGAAGTATGGTGCGGAGATCATCCAGCTCGCGTCCGGTGAGGGTGCGGATCGGTATGATCCCGACGTCTACGCCGCTACCGTGGCCGAGCGCGTGAAGGCCGGCGACTATTTCGCCGTTGTCTTCGCCGCCGGGGCGCAGGGCCGTGACCTGGCGCCGCGTGTGGCCGCGAAGCTCGATGTGCCGCTGGCAGCCGATGTGACCGACCTGAGCGTGGATGGTGGCGAGCTTGTCATCACGCGTCCCGTCTATGCGGGTCGCGCGTTCGCTAAGCTGGTGCTCAATGCACAGCCGCGCCTGGTCTCGGTGCGGCCGAACACGTTCCGCGCGCACGAGTCGCCAGCGGCCGGGACGGTGGAGAATGTGAGTGTCGCCGCCGTGCAGCCGCGCGTGAAGGTGCGCGAGACGAAGGCGGCTGAAGGCGCAAAGCTCGACGTCGCCGACGCACCGATCGTCGTGAGCGGCGGCCGCGGCCTCAAGGGGCCGGAGCATTGGGCACTGCTCGAAGGCCTGCGCGATGCGCTCGGCTCGACGGCCGCCCTCGGCGCGTCACGCGCCGTCGTCGACGCCGGCTGGCGTCCACACGCGGAACAGGTCGGACAGACCGGCAAAACTGTCTCGCCGCAGCTCTATTTCGCCGTCGGTATCTCCGGCGCCATGCAGCATCTCGCCGGCATGCGCAGCGCACGCACCATCGTCGCGATCAACAAGGACCCCGACGCGCCGATCTTCAAGGTCGCCGACTACGGTCTCGTCGGGGACGCGCACGAAGTGCTGCCGGCACTGACGGAGGAGATCAGGAAAAGCAGTTAGTGCGGCTTTCCTGATCCGGCAGACCCGTCGCCGTAGCGCGACCGAATCAGACGCACACCGTCCTCGCCGAGTGTGAGGACGAACAGGTGGTCGTACGAGCTGTCCGGGATCTCTCCCACGTCCGGCCCGCCGAGTTCCCGGATTATCGCGGGCACCGTATTGCTGTGGCCCACCACGACAACCGTCCCGGGACCGAGCTCGCGTACACGCGCGGCCACGTCAGCCACGTGAGTGCGACCGTTTGCGGCCACCACGGTGGGCGTGACGCCCACGCGCTCGCCCAGGGGTGCGGCCGTGCGGCGAGTCCGCTCGAACTGCGTGGTGATGATGGCGCTCACGCCGGCGTCAGCCAGCGCATCCGCAAGCGCTTCTGCGCGCGCGTTGCCGGCGTCGCTCAGCACCGGATCGGCGGAGTCATCCACCTTCTCCGCGTGGCGCACCACGATGACTGTAGTCGTCGCCTGTGCGAGCCCACTCCCCGCGGCGCACAGCGTGAGTGCTGCCGTGAACAGTGTCCGACGGAGCCATGATCCGGTCATTGTCCCACCTTCTTCATTTGAGATTTGTGTCACATGCGGCGGTAGGCGGGCCCGCTGCCGCCTTCCCGCGGGGTCCAGCGCGGACCGAGGATGTCGGTCGCCTTGCAATCCACGCAGTTCGGGGCGTTGACCGTCAGCCGGTCGCCGTCACGCTCGTAGACGCCCGCCGGGCACACGTGCTCGTAGAACTCCGCCACCTCGGGCGTGATGTCCTGTCCGACCAGGAGATGTGATGGGATGTCGTCGCGCGTGGCGTTACCCGCCTTGAACACGGCGTCCAGCTTCGAGAACGTCATCGTGCCATCCGGCGTCAACGGGGCTTCGGCGCCGAGCTCGCGCGGCTCCGCCGCGTCCTCCTCCGTCTCGATCCGCCCGCCCGGGAAAGCACCGTTCGTCAGGCTCAGCAGCACAGACTTCGCGCCGCCCATGTAGAAGCCGCTCTTGAACGCGAGCCGCATGTTGCGCCGTGCGCGCAGATCCGAGACGATGAAGCTGTCATCGACCGCTCGATCACAGGCTGCGAGCGATGTCGCGGAGACGTCGCCTTGCTTCAGCGCATCGAAGATCGCGTGTGCGGCCAGGATGCCGGACTGCACGGCGTAGTGCACGCCCTTGAGTGATGCGACCTCGACGTAGCCGGCGCTGTCGCCCAGGACCACGCAGCCGTTGCCGGTGCGCCGGTCGGGTATCGAGTAGTAGCCGCCTTCAGGGATCGTCTTCGCGCCCCACTCCACCATTTCGCCACCCTCGAGGTACTGGCGAAAGAGCGGGTGGAGCTTCATGCGCTGCAGCAGCGAATGGACGTCCAGGCGCGCATTGTGATAATCGAGTCCGACGACCAGCCCGAGCGCGACCACGTGCGGCTCGAGCGGATACATGAAGCTGCCGCCGAACGCGTCATTGGGCAGCGGCCAGCCCAGCGTGTGGATGATCGCGTCCAGGGGTGTCTTCGTCTCCCAGATCTCCTTCACGCCCAGCGCGTAGATCTGCGGGTTCTGCGATCTGATCTGCTGCCACTCGAAGAACGCCTGTGACAGGGAGCCGCGCGTACCTTCCGAAAGCGCTACGACGCGCGCGGTGATGTCCGTCGGAGGCTGGTAGCCGGAACCCTGTCCGCCATCGCGGTCCAGCCCCGCCGGCGTCGTGCGCACACCCACGACGCTGTCGCCGTCGACGAGCAGCGACTCGGCAGGGAACCCCGTGAAGACATTGACGCCGAGCGCCTCCGCCTGCTCACCCATCCATCGCACCACCTCGCACAGTGATGCGATGTGGTTGCCATGGTTCTTCATGGTCGGCGGTGTCGGGATCCGGATCGCACTGCCCTCACGAAGCATGAACACACGCTCCTCCTTCACGGGAGCGCGGAACGGCAGATCCGCCACGTCCATGTCCGGGAACAGCGACAGAAACGGGCCGGGGTTGATCACCGCGCCGGACAGCGTGTGCTCACCGATCGCCGCCGCCTTCTCCAGCACCGCGATCTCGATGTCGCCGATGCCGCCGCCACTCTCGTTGTCCGCGCGAACCAGCTTCGCCAGCTCGATCGCTCCCGCCAGACCGGCCGGGCCGCCACCGACGAAAACGACATCCATCGGCACGGCCTCCTCGTCGGGCGGCTCGCGCACGATGAAACGGTCCATGGGCAGCGGTGGCTGATGACGCTCTGGAACGATACGGTTGACTGGCATCGGATCTCCTGTTTGCGCCCGGTCGGGACGCATGATTCACGTCAGGTCGAACAGCTCCTGCGCATCGTCTCCAGCATGGAGCCGCACGATACGTACGGTCGCACCGGCCGGGATCTCGCGGACATCGAGCGGGACCACGAGCAGCGCATCGGCGGCGGCGACCGATGTCAGGATCCCCGATCCCTGCGGTCCCGTCAAGTAGGCGCGCCGGATTCCGTCCGGCGCATCGTTCAGGCGTACCCGAAGGAAGCGCACCAGGCCGGCTGGCGAGCGGATGTCCTCGCCCGCCTCCGCCCTTTCAACGACGGGGTAAACGCGTGCACGCCCAAGCATTCTACGCAGAACCGGTCGCACCAGGATCTCGAACGTGACGAGCGCCGACACGGGGTTGCCGGGCAGGCCGAATACCGGGATGGAACGACCGTCCGGCCGGCGCAGCAGGCTGAACGAGAACGGGCTGCCCGGACGTATCCGCACGCGCCAGAACAGCGTCTCGCAACCGACCTCCTCGAGCGCCGTTTTCACGAGATCGTGATCCCCCACGCTCGCGCCGGCAGTGGTGATCAGCGCATCCGCATTCAGCGCGCGCGTCAGGCGGGTCCTGAGATCGCTCAGCTCATCGCGTGCAATGCCGAGCAGCACCGGCTCGCAGTCCGTCGCACGGAGTGCCGCTGCGAGCGCCGGTGTGTTCGAATTCACGATGTGCGTTGCTGCGATCACGGCCGCGATGCGCTCCGGCTCCACCAGCTCGTCGCCCGTGGCCAGCAGTGCGACCCGCGGCCTGCGACACACGACCGGCGTCGTGCAGCCGACCATGGCGAGCACGCCCACCTCACCGGCGCGCAGGTGACGGCCCGGCTCCAGCACCACGTCACCCGTTCGGATGTCCTCGCCACGGAAGCGTACGTTCCGACCGGCATCGTCGTCGCGCAGCACGCGTACCCGCGCATCCTCCGCCGGCTCGGTATGCTCGATGCGGATCACGCCGTCAGCGCCCGCCGGCATCGGTGCTCCCGTCATGATGCGGCTCGCCTGACCCGATCCGACTGCACGCTGCGGCAGCGCACCCGCCGGTACGTCCTCGATCACTTCGAGCGTCACTGGCTCATCGGTAGTCGCACCGCGCACGTCACCGGACCGCACCGCGAAGCCGTCCATCGCACTGTTGTCCCACGGTGGCTGATCGATCGGCGACACGACGGGTGCGGCGAGAGTGCGACCGAACGCATCATCGAGCGCGACGGGCTCGCTGTCGAGCGGTGACACATGCTCCAGCATGATGCGGAGCGCGTCCGCGATGTCGAGCCAGTCGGCGTGCCTCACGACGTCTCCCGCACAATGCGGTCTGCCTCGGCCAGGTCCGCCTGCGTGTTCATGTTCATGAAGATGACGGCGGGATCGCCGAAGGAGCGCACGACATCGAGCGGTATGCGATGCACGTGCACAGCCTCGTGGAAGCTGACCATCCGCGCATCGCCGCGCGCAATGGCCGCTTCGATCGGCGTGATGCAGCCCGGGCCGTAGAACGCGCACAGCGGCTCCACACCGCGCGGGTTGTCGCTCTCGGGGATGACGACGTCGTACGAATGTGCATGCCTCAGCACCTCGCTCAACAGTGCGCTCGACAGGAACGGCATGTCGCAGCCAGCGGCAATGACGCCGGCTCGATCGAGCTCGCGCGCCCACAGCAGCGCCGCGTGCACGCCCGCGAGCGCGCCCGCACCCGCCAGGACGTCGGGCCGATGCGGCAGGTCGACTTCCGCGCCGAGTCCGGGATCGTTCACGATCGCGAAGACGCCATGTACGCCCGCCGCCGCTTCGAGCGTCCGGGCCACGCGATCGATGACGCGCACACCACCGACTTCGGCGAGCGCCTTGGGACTGCCGAAACGCGTACTGGCGCCGCCGGCGATGATCGCGCCGCACACATGCTCTGACCGAGTGCTCATGCGTCGCGCGGGTGTCTGGCTGCGCGCTCCAGCAGCAGCAGGCCGTGAGACTCGGCGATCTCGTGTGCGAGGGATGTCGCAATGCTGCGGCTTGCGATCCAGCCGAGCCGCGCGCGCACCGCCTTCAGGGCCATGGCACCGCTGATCCGCGCCGTGCACACCATGCCGAACGTCGACAGGTCACCGTGATCGCGCAGGCCCAGGCCGATCGCGCGATCCATCGCGCTGTGCCGCGCGACATCCGTCGACACTGCGACAAGACCGGAGCCGTTCGACAGACCCGCGGCGTGCACGCCGCCCTGCGGCGCGCGTTCATCCGCCGCGGCGAACAGCGAACGCAGCAGCGGCACCGGATCGATCGGCAGGGCAGGCGAGTCGACAGGCGGCACGGCGTACGGATCGCAGTCCAGGTGATGGCGGACACCGCAGCCGTGAAGCGTCTGATGCCGCCGCACCAGCTCCGCGGCGTCGAGCTGCGCGGGATCGATCTCCGCGCTCACTCCCGGACCGCCACCCTCATCGTCCGCAGCGGATAACGCGAGCGACTCGACGTCGGCCATGCTGCGGATCCAGCCCTCAGCCAGCAGGTGACCCAGCACGAGCGCTGCGGCATCGTGCGGTGAGCACGACAGCACGATGCGCCGGACCCCGTTCAGCGCGATCCATACCGGCTGCTCGACGTGCGGGCCCTCCTGCATCAGACCTGCAGGAAGGCGCGGAGCAACGCGTAGGGGATGAAACCGAGCAGGGCGGTGGCGATGGCGCGGCCGGTGCCGAAGTCCAGCGCCTGCCGGATTGCGACGACGCCCGTCACGAGGATCCATACTCCCACGATGATTACAACCACAGTGCCGAGCAGCGGGACGACGCCCAGCAGGAACAGGACGCCCGGCGCCTGGGCGAAGCCGAGGGTGCGCAGCAGCTCGCCCCATGTCGCGGTGCCGCCCAGCAGCTTGTCGCCGATCAGATAGGTGATGCCCGCCCAGAGCGCCCAGCCGAGGAGTGCTGCGATCAGGCCGCCGAACACGCCCTGCGCACCGCCACCAATGCCGCCGATCGCTGAACACAGGGCAACGATCGCCACAACGCCCGCGGCCTGACCGGTAGCAGAGCCGTCCGCCTCGACTTCCTCGTAGACCCCGACGTTCAGCTTTGCCGCGCCGATCATCCGCTCCGTCATGCTGCGTGGTGCGATAGCGCTCATTCTTTGCTCCATTTCATCGGTGAGTGGGGCGCTCCCATGCGTGGAGCGCCGTCGCCTTGATCCGGGCGGTCACTGCGCTGCCGCCCGCCAGCCCCAGTCCGGCGACGCTGCGGCGCGTCAGCAGTGCAGTCAGTACAATGCCATCCTGCGTGGCAATGCGCACGCGCGTCAGCGCGCCGGCCGGCACGACCGCCTGCACGTGCGCTGCGACGGCGTTCACTGCGCTCGTTTCCTGCACGGTATCGGCCGGTGTCAGTGTCACGTCTTCCGGCCGGTACGCAACCACGGCCTCCGCACCGAGCCGCAGGCTCTGGCCGGGTTGCACGGTCGCCCATAGTATCACCGCCTCGGATACGCGAACGGCCGCCAGGCCGTCCTCCATCGATTCCACCGTCCCGTGCAGCAGCAGCTCCGCACCGGTCAGCTCCGCCACGAACGGCGATCCGGGCCGCAGCATGATCTCCTCCGGCGTCGCCAGCTGGACGATCCGGCCGCGGTCCATCACGGCGATGCGGTCCGCCAGCCCGAATGCCTCCGTCGCGTCATGCGTGATCAGCACCACGGCGCCCGCGCGCTGGCGCGCCACCCGCTCGACGTCCTGCCGGAATCGCCGACGCACGCTCACGTCGAGACTGGACGTCGGCTCGTCCAGCAGCACGATGTCCGGCTCCATTACGAGCGCCCGAGCCAGCGCCACCCGCTGGGCCTCGCCGCCCGACAGGCTGTCCACCCTGCGCGCTGCAAGCGCGGTCAGGTCCAGCCAGCCGAGCGCCGCCTCCACCCGCTCGCCCCTCTGCGCCCCCGGCACGCCCGCTGCCCGCAGCCCGAACGCTACGTTCTCACGGACCGTACCCGTGAAGAGGACGGGGCGCTGGAAAACGGCGGCCAGCCGGCCCCGCGCACGCGCATCCCGGTAGCGCATCGCGATACCGTCCAGTCTGACTTCTCCAGCATCCGGACGCTCGAGCAGGAGCAGCATCCGGAACAGTGTCGACTTGCCGGCGCCATTCGGCCCCACGATCGCCAGCACCTCGCCCGCCTCCACGGCAAGGCTCGCCACATCCACGACCGTACGATCCCCGTACCGTCGCACGAGACCGCTCGCATACAGCAAAGCCGCGGCGGCGGTCACCACGGTCGCCGTTCCGCCGCCAGCACACGACCCTGCTGCGCGTGGGTGAGTGCGACGTTGACCGCAAACGCCAGTGCGAGGAGGATCAGTCCCATCGCCAGAGCCGTGGCAAAGTTGCCGCGCCGCGTTTCCAGCACGATGGCCGTGGTCATGACGCGCGTCTCGCCGGCAATGTTGCCCCCGACCATCATGACCGCGCCGACCTCGGATATGACCGCGCCGAAGCCGGCGACGACGGCGGCACCGATGCCGAGCCGCGCCTCGCGCAGGTGCATCCAGAGTGAGAGGAGTGGGGAAGCGCCCAGCGCCGCCGCCTGGAGTCTCACATCCGCCGGCACCGCCTGCACCGCGGCCAGACTGATTCCTGCGACATAGGGTGCGGCGAGCACCGCCTGCGCCACGATCATTGCGGCGGGCGTGAACAGCAGCTCCAGGGCG encodes:
- a CDS encoding electron transfer flavoprotein subunit beta/FixA family protein, giving the protein MKIVVCIKRVPDTEARIRIAGGGKAIDPAGIKFVISPYDEFALETALRLKEAHGSGEVLAVSVGESTTGEQLRSALAMGADGAVLLKGQTTFDGLATAHALAAEIREQEPDLVLLGMKAVDDDQQQVGPMLAELLDRPCITVASSVELDGSAVVCHREIEGGIEIVEAALPAVVTVTKGDFQPRYPSLKGIMAAKKKPLAEKDAHLGSGRIEVRELTLPAERPAGRIVGEGTDAVPELVRLLREEAKVL
- a CDS encoding electron transfer flavoprotein subunit alpha/FixB family protein, giving the protein MNVLAVLEQRDGALRRSAAEVVTAAKSIADAQGGKVHALLIAPAGTDASSLAKYGAEIIQLASGEGADRYDPDVYAATVAERVKAGDYFAVVFAAGAQGRDLAPRVAAKLDVPLAADVTDLSVDGGELVITRPVYAGRAFAKLVLNAQPRLVSVRPNTFRAHESPAAGTVENVSVAAVQPRVKVRETKAAEGAKLDVADAPIVVSGGRGLKGPEHWALLEGLRDALGSTAALGASRAVVDAGWRPHAEQVGQTGKTVSPQLYFAVGISGAMQHLAGMRSARTIVAINKDPDAPIFKVADYGLVGDAHEVLPALTEEIRKSS
- a CDS encoding histidine phosphatase family protein, with translation MTGSWLRRTLFTAALTLCAAGSGLAQATTTVIVVRHAEKVDDSADPVLSDAGNARAEALADALADAGVSAIITTQFERTRRTAAPLGERVGVTPTVVAANGRTHVADVAARVRELGPGTVVVVGHSNTVPAIIRELGGPDVGEIPDSSYDHLFVLTLGEDGVRLIRSRYGDGSAGSGKPH
- a CDS encoding electron-transfer flavoprotein:ubiquinone oxidoreductase yields the protein MPVNRIVPERHQPPLPMDRFIVREPPDEEAVPMDVVFVGGGPAGLAGAIELAKLVRADNESGGGIGDIEIAVLEKAAAIGEHTLSGAVINPGPFLSLFPDMDVADLPFRAPVKEERVFMLREGSAIRIPTPPTMKNHGNHIASLCEVVRWMGEQAEALGVNVFTGFPAESLLVDGDSVVGVRTTPAGLDRDGGQGSGYQPPTDITARVVALSEGTRGSLSQAFFEWQQIRSQNPQIYALGVKEIWETKTPLDAIIHTLGWPLPNDAFGGSFMYPLEPHVVALGLVVGLDYHNARLDVHSLLQRMKLHPLFRQYLEGGEMVEWGAKTIPEGGYYSIPDRRTGNGCVVLGDSAGYVEVASLKGVHYAVQSGILAAHAIFDALKQGDVSATSLAACDRAVDDSFIVSDLRARRNMRLAFKSGFYMGGAKSVLLSLTNGAFPGGRIETEEDAAEPRELGAEAPLTPDGTMTFSKLDAVFKAGNATRDDIPSHLLVGQDITPEVAEFYEHVCPAGVYERDGDRLTVNAPNCVDCKATDILGPRWTPREGGSGPAYRRM
- the glp gene encoding gephyrin-like molybdotransferase Glp; the encoded protein is MRHADWLDIADALRIMLEHVSPLDSEPVALDDAFGRTLAAPVVSPIDQPPWDNSAMDGFAVRSGDVRGATTDEPVTLEVIEDVPAGALPQRAVGSGQASRIMTGAPMPAGADGVIRIEHTEPAEDARVRVLRDDDAGRNVRFRGEDIRTGDVVLEPGRHLRAGEVGVLAMVGCTTPVVCRRPRVALLATGDELVEPERIAAVIAATHIVNSNTPALAAALRATDCEPVLLGIARDELSDLRTRLTRALNADALITTAGASVGDHDLVKTALEEVGCETLFWRVRIRPGSPFSFSLLRRPDGRSIPVFGLPGNPVSALVTFEILVRPVLRRMLGRARVYPVVERAEAGEDIRSPAGLVRFLRVRLNDAPDGIRRAYLTGPQGSGILTSVAAADALLVVPLDVREIPAGATVRIVRLHAGDDAQELFDLT
- a CDS encoding molybdenum cofactor guanylyltransferase produces the protein MSTRSEHVCGAIIAGGASTRFGSPKALAEVGGVRVIDRVARTLEAAAGVHGVFAIVNDPGLGAEVDLPHRPDVLAGAGALAGVHAALLWARELDRAGVIAAGCDMPFLSSALLSEVLRHAHSYDVVIPESDNPRGVEPLCAFYGPGCITPIEAAIARGDARMVSFHEAVHVHRIPLDVVRSFGDPAVIFMNMNTQADLAEADRIVRETS
- a CDS encoding formate dehydrogenase accessory sulfurtransferase FdhD — protein: MQEGPHVEQPVWIALNGVRRIVLSCSPHDAAALVLGHLLAEGWIRSMADVESLALSAADDEGGGPGVSAEIDPAQLDAAELVRRHQTLHGCGVRHHLDCDPYAVPPVDSPALPIDPVPLLRSLFAAADERAPQGGVHAAGLSNGSGLVAVSTDVARHSAMDRAIGLGLRDHGDLSTFGMVCTARISGAMALKAVRARLGWIASRSIATSLAHEIAESHGLLLLERAARHPRDA
- a CDS encoding YIP1 family protein yields the protein MSAIAPRSMTERMIGAAKLNVGVYEEVEADGSATGQAAGVVAIVALCSAIGGIGGGAQGVFGGLIAALLGWALWAGITYLIGDKLLGGTATWGELLRTLGFAQAPGVLFLLGVVPLLGTVVVIIVGVWILVTGVVAIRQALDFGTGRAIATALLGFIPYALLRAFLQV
- a CDS encoding ABC transporter ATP-binding protein; translated protein: MVTAAAALLYASGLVRRYGDRTVVDVASLAVEAGEVLAIVGPNGAGKSTLFRMLLLLERPDAGEVRLDGIAMRYRDARARGRLAAVFQRPVLFTGTVRENVAFGLRAAGVPGAQRGERVEAALGWLDLTALAARRVDSLSGGEAQRVALARALVMEPDIVLLDEPTSSLDVSVRRRFRQDVERVARQRAGAVVLITHDATEAFGLADRIAVMDRGRIVQLATPEEIMLRPGSPFVAELTGAELLLHGTVESMEDGLAAVRVSEAVILWATVQPGQSLRLGAEAVVAYRPEDVTLTPADTVQETSAVNAVAAHVQAVVPAGALTRVRIATQDGIVLTALLTRRSVAGLGLAGGSAVTARIKATALHAWERPTHR
- a CDS encoding ABC transporter permease — protein: MDLFADSLREAMRLLLQGNRYVLDVVLLSLRVSGIAVLLGVALGLPVGVAVGLRRFRGRGLVIALIHTGFALPPVVVGLFVYMLLSRAGPAGALELLFTPAAMIVAQAVLAAPYVAGISLAAVQAVPADVRLQAAALGASPLLSLWMHLREARLGIGAAVVAGFGAVISEVGAVMMVGGNIAGETRVMTTAIVLETRRGNFATALAMGLILLALAFAVNVALTHAQQGRVLAAERRPW